From the Bacteroidota bacterium genome, one window contains:
- a CDS encoding F0F1 ATP synthase subunit beta → MANIGKITQIIGPVVDVSFDAEDTALPNILDALEIDRPGGGVLVLECQQHIGEDTVRAIAMDSTDGLTRGTIVRAVGAPIQMPASDAIKGRLFNVVGDAIDGIGKVSKEKSVPIHRQAPKFENLSTESEILLTGIKVIDLIEPYAKGGKIGLFGGAGVGKTVLIMELINNIAKSYSGLSVFAGVGERTREGNDLLREMIESNVIRYGEEFKHSMEKGGWDLSKVDMTELGKSQATLVFGQMNEPPGARARVALSGLTVAEYFRDGDEKSGGRDILFFIDNIFRFTQAGSEVSALLGRMPSAVGYQPTLATEMGLMQERITSTKRGSITSVQAVYVPADDLTDPAPATTFAHLDATTVLNRKISELGIYPAVDPLDSTSRILSPLVVGEEHYNTAQRVKNILQRYKELQDIIAILGMDELSDEDKLTVHRARRVQRFLSQPFNVAEQFTGLKGVIVPLEETIKGFNMIMNGEVDEYPEAAFNLVGTIDDAIAKGKKLLAESN, encoded by the coding sequence ATGGCGAATATTGGAAAAATTACCCAGATCATCGGGCCGGTTGTCGACGTTAGTTTTGATGCGGAAGACACAGCGCTTCCGAACATTTTGGATGCATTGGAAATCGACCGCCCGGGTGGTGGTGTCCTGGTACTTGAGTGCCAGCAGCACATTGGTGAAGATACCGTGCGCGCCATCGCGATGGACTCTACGGATGGTCTGACACGCGGAACCATCGTTCGCGCAGTGGGTGCTCCAATCCAGATGCCGGCAAGTGACGCCATCAAAGGACGTCTTTTCAATGTTGTAGGTGATGCCATCGATGGTATCGGAAAGGTTTCCAAAGAAAAAAGTGTTCCGATTCACCGTCAGGCTCCGAAATTCGAAAACCTGTCGACTGAATCTGAAATCCTTCTTACTGGTATCAAAGTAATCGACCTTATCGAACCTTATGCAAAAGGTGGTAAGATCGGTCTGTTCGGTGGTGCCGGTGTAGGAAAGACAGTATTGATCATGGAATTGATCAACAATATCGCGAAGTCTTATTCCGGTTTGTCTGTATTCGCCGGTGTCGGTGAACGTACCCGTGAAGGAAATGACCTGCTGCGTGAAATGATCGAATCAAACGTAATCCGTTACGGTGAGGAGTTCAAACACAGCATGGAAAAAGGCGGATGGGATCTCAGCAAAGTAGATATGACCGAGCTTGGAAAATCACAGGCGACTCTGGTGTTCGGACAAATGAACGAGCCACCGGGAGCACGTGCACGTGTGGCTTTGTCGGGTCTTACAGTAGCTGAATATTTCCGTGACGGTGATGAAAAATCCGGCGGTCGTGATATCCTCTTCTTTATCGACAATATCTTCCGTTTCACACAGGCAGGATCTGAAGTATCCGCGCTGCTTGGCCGTATGCCGTCAGCCGTAGGTTACCAGCCGACGCTTGCTACTGAAATGGGATTGATGCAGGAACGTATCACTTCTACAAAACGTGGTTCGATCACATCTGTACAGGCGGTTTACGTACCTGCGGATGACTTGACTGACCCGGCTCCTGCGACAACTTTCGCTCACCTTGACGCGACAACAGTATTGAACCGTAAAATTTCCGAGTTGGGTATCTACCCTGCGGTGGATCCACTGGATTCTACATCCCGTATCCTTTCTCCACTTGTTGTTGGTGAAGAACATTACAATACCGCTCAGCGTGTGAAAAATATCCTTCAGCGTTACAAAGAACTCCAGGATATCATTGCCATCCTTGGTATGGATGAATTGAGCGACGAAGATAAGCTGACTGTACACCGCGCTCGTCGTGTACAACGTTTCCTTTCACAGCCGTTCAACGTAGCTGAACAGTTCACCGGATTGAAAGGTGTAATCGTTCCGCTCGAAGAAACAATCAAAGGATTCAACATGATCATGAATGGTGAAGTGGATGAATATCCTGAAGCAGCATTCAACCTCGTTGGAACAATTGATGACGCGATCGCGAAGGGTAAGAAGTTGTTGGCAGAATCGAACTAA
- the atpC gene encoding ATP synthase F1 subunit epsilon: protein MQLEIITPDKKVYSGDVTSVSVPGAKGRFEMLNNHAAVISTLLNGKVKIKDKEGVKSFDVKGGVVENLKNKIVILAESV from the coding sequence ATGCAACTCGAAATAATCACCCCGGATAAAAAAGTTTACAGTGGCGATGTCACTTCCGTTTCCGTTCCGGGAGCGAAAGGACGATTTGAAATGCTGAACAATCACGCAGCCGTGATCTCCACTCTTCTCAATGGAAAAGTAAAGATCAAAGACAAAGAAGGTGTAAAAAGCTTTGATGTAAAAGGCGGAGTGGTTGAAAATCTGAAAAACAAAATCGTCATCCTCGCGGAATCCGTTTAA